Part of the Cryptosporangium arvum DSM 44712 genome, TGCCGCCGACGCGGGCGAGGCGATCCGCTCGGGCGAGCTGGCGACGCGCGCCGCCGACCTGCTCGACGAGCACCGGTCACCGATCACGACGCTGGCCTGGTACCTCGCCGCGCGGACGGCCTCCGACGACGGCGCCGCGGCCGGGTACGCGCGCCGGCTGGCCTCCCTGCGCTGGCAGGACCGGCTCGGACGGCTGGGAGCGGCCCGGGCCCGGTTGATGGCCGAGCGGGTACTGCGCGAGAGCGAGCAGCTGAGCCGGCAGGCACTGGCGGACGGCCTGACCGGGCTCGCGAATCGGCACGCCGAGACCCGCTTCGTGGCGCGGCTGCGTGGGCGTGGTGGGCAGAACCGGCTCGCGGTCGTGCTCGTCGACGTCGACCACTTCAAGGCGGTGAACGACACGTTCGGTCACGCGGTCGGGGACAAGGTCCTCCAGGTGATCGGCACGGTGCTGCAGGCGGCGGTCCGTACCTCGTCCGACCTCGCGGTCCGGCGCGGCGGCGACGAGTTCATGCTGCTCGTCGACCTGTCGGGCCGCCCGGAGTTCAGCTTCCGGGTCGACGACATCGTGCGTGCCGTCGCGGACCACGAGTGGGACGCGGTCGCACCCGGCCTGCGGGTGAGCGTCAGCGCCGGGCACGCGTCCGGCGCGGCGAACCGGGTCGACGAGCTGACCGAGACCGCGGACGAGCAGCTCTACCGGGCCAAGGCGGCCGGCCGCGGTCGCGCACTGGGCTGAGCCCCGGGTACGTTCCCGAGATGGCCGGGCTCCGGGAGCGCAAGCGTCAGCGCACGCACGACACGATCTCCGCGACCGCGATCGGCCTCTTCCTGGAGCGCGGGTTCGACGCGGTGTCGGTGGCCGACGTCGCGGACGCGGCCGACGTGTCGAAGCCGACGCTGTTCCGCTACTTCCCGACCAAGGAAGACCTGGTGCTGCACCGGATCGGTGACCACATGGGGGAGGCGGCGCGGGTGGTGCGGGGGAGCGCCGACCCGATCGGCGCACTGCACCGGCACTTCGTCGACGGGTTGACGCGGCGCGATCCGGTGACCGGGCTCAACGACGTACCGGAGGTGCTGGCGTACCACCGGCTGGTGTTCGAGACACCGGCGCTGGCGGCGCGGCGGGCCGCGTTCACCGACGAGGACGAACGCGCGCTGGCCGCGGCGCTCGTCGCGGCGCCCGGGAACGCGGGCGAGCTGGCCGCGGAACTCCGGGCCGCGCAGGTGCTCGCGGTGCAGCGGGTGCTCGCGCGCGACAACTGGCGGCAGCTCATCGACGGCCGCTCGGCCGACGACCTCTACCCGGACGCGGTCGCCGCGGCCGACTACGCGTTCGGCACCCTGCGCTGAGCACGGCTGCGGCCCGGCGCGTCACGCACCGGGCCGCAGCCAAGGATCAGGCCCCGATCGGGGTCAGCACGAACAGCGGGATCTTCCGGTCGGTCTTCTTCTGGTACTCCGCGTAGTCGGGCCACACCGCGACCGAGCGCTCCCACCAGGTGTCGTACTCGGCGCCGTGCACCTCACGCGCCTCGTAGTCCTTGACCACGGCGCCGTCACGCAGCTCGACGTGGGGGTTCTTGACCACGTTGTAGTACCAGACGGGGTTCTTCGGCGCTCCGCCGAGCGACGCCACGACCGCGTACTCGCCCCCGTGCTCGACCCGCATCAGCGGCGCCTTGCGCAGCTTGCCGCTCTTCGCGCCGACCGACGTCAGCAAAATGATCGGCACCCCGCGCATCGTGTTCGCTTCGGCGCCGTCGCTGGCTTCGAACTTCTCGGCCTGCTCACGCGACCATTCGGACGGGCTCGGCTCGTATTCACCGGTAAGTGGCATGCTTCTCCCAACTCGTCACCGGACAACAGCTATTCCGACCGTCGGAGTTCCCGCCTTCCGAACGATGAACACGTGTGAGCACTGAACCGGAGTACGCCGATCGCAGCGCCGCGCTGCTGGCGCTGTACGACCGCGTGCTCCCGGAGGTGTACGGATACCTGCGGGCCCGGTGCGTTAGTACCGCCGTGGCCGAGGACCTCACCGGAGAGACGTTTCTCGCGGCGGTCACCGCGGTGCGCCAGGGCACCAGCCCCACCGCGGCCTGGCTGATCACGGTGGCCCGGAACAAGCTCGTCGACCACTGGCGCAGAGAAGCGCGGGAACAGCGCACGCTGCACGTGGTCGAACGGCCCGACGATCCCTGGGACGCGCGGCTCGACGTGCTGCGTGCCCGCGAGGTCCTGCGACGACTCGGGCCGGCCAACCGGGCCGCGCTCACCTTGCGCTACGTCGACGACCTGCCGGTTCCCGAGGTCGCGCGCCTGCTGGGACGGACCAGGCACGCCACCGAGGCGTTGATCGTCCGCGCGAGAGCCGCGTTCCGCGTCGCCTACGAGGAGGGGGAGCAGCCATGACCGATCCGCTGGACGCCCTTCGCGACCCGGGCGCGCCGCAGTCTCCGGACCCGGAGTTCGCCGACGCGCTGCGACGCCGGTTGCGTGAGGCGCTGGACCGCCCGATCGCCCGCCGTCAAGGCCGGCCGGTTCCGATCGAGGACGACCGACTCGACGAGCTCCTGGAATTCGCCGTCGAACAGTTCGAGGAGGATCTGATGACGCTACCGATCACGATCAAGCAGTTCAGCCCGTACTTGGCGGTCGTCGACGGGCGGCGGGCGATCGACTTCTACGTCGCGGCGTTCGGCGCCGAGGTCGTGGACGAGCCGACGATCATGCCCGACGGGAAGATCGGCCACGTGACGCTGCAGATCGGCCCGCTCCGGCTGTTCCTCGCCGAGGAGTTCCCCGAGATGGGCCTGCAGGCGCCGCCGAGCCTGGGGGGCGTCAGCGTGACGTTGCACCTCTCGCTCGGGTCCGCCGGCGACGTCGACACGGTCGCGCAGCGCGCCGTCGCCGCCGGTGCCACGCTGGACCGCCCGGTCGCCGACGGCCCGTACGGCCGCGCCGGTGTGATCGTGGACCCGTCCGGCCACCGCTGGTTCCTTCTCCACGAGCCGGAGGGCCGACCCTGAGGCACCATGGGAACCGTGACGCTCACGGTCCCCGACACCGACCTGATCACGCTCGTCCGTGATGGCGACGTCGTCGTTCTCAGCGGCGCCGGTCTCTCCACCGAGTCCGGCATCCCCGACTACCGGGGCCCGTCCGGCGCCTTCAAGCGCAACCACACCCCGATGACCTACCAGGCGTTCACCCGCGACGTCGTCGCGCGGCGTCGCTACTGGGCGCGCAGCTTCCTCGGGTGGCGCATGATCTCGCGCGCCGAACCCAACGACGGCCACCGCGCGGTCGCGGCCCTGCAGCGCAACGGCCTGGTCGGGTCGATCATCACCCAGAACGTCGACGGGCTCCACCAGGCCGGTGGGGCCGATCGCGTCATCGAGCTGCACGGTTCGCTCGACCACGTGATCTGCCTCGACTGCGGGGAACACACGCCCCGGCTCGAGCTCGACGACCGTCTCCGCGCCGCGAACGACGGGTTCGGGCACGACTTCGACCCCGACACCGTCAACCCCGACGGCGACGTCGACCTGCCCGAGGAGCACCTCGACCGGTTCACGGTCGTCGACTGCACCGGCTGCGGCGGCGTCCTCAAGCCCGACGTGGTGTTCTTCGGCGAGAGCGTGCCCAAGGAACGGGTCGCGCGCTGCCAGCAGGCGGTCGCCGAGGCGGGCCTGCTGCTCGTGCTCGGCTCCTCGTTGACGGTGTACTCCGGCCGCCGGTTCGTCGTGCAGGCGAAACAAGCCGGTGTCCCGGTGGCGATCATCAACTCGGGCCCGACCCGGGGCGACGAGCACGCGCTGGTCCGCATCGACGCGCCACTCGGTTCGACGCTCACCGCGCTGGCAGCCGCCACCACGTAACGACCTGCCGCCTTAGCAGAACTTGACGACGAACCTGGCGGATCTTGCCCGTTGAATTCGGGTGAAGAGCTCCAGTCAGGGGAGGCGGCGCATGGCGCGACGGCTGCGCATCGGCATCGACACGGGCGGCACGTTCACCGACGTGGTCGCGATCGACGAGGAGAGCGGTCGTCTCGTCACGACGAAGACGCCGTCGACCCCGAGCGACCCCGCCGAAGGCTTCTTGGACGGCGTCCGGAAAGTGCTCTCCCTCATCGGGGACGAGAGCGAGGTGACCGCGTTCGTGCACGGCACCACCGTCGCCACGAACCAGTTGCTCGAGGGCAAGGTCGGCCGCCTCGGCTTCATCACCACCGAGGGTTTCGGGTTCATGCTCGAGATCGCCCGGCAGAGCGTCCCCGACGGCTACGGCAACTCGTACTTCTGGGTGAAGCCGCCCCGCATCGTTCCCGCCGACCTGGTCAAGACCGTCGGCGGCCGGCTCGACCACACCGGCGCCGAGCTCCGCCCGTTCGACGAGGCCCAGGCCCGCGAGGTCGCGCGGTGGTTCCGCGCGCAGGGCGTCGACACGCTCGGGGTCTGTTTTCTCCACGCCTACGCCGACGCCCGGCACGAACTGAAGATGCGTGAGGTGCTGGCCGAGGAGCACCCGGACGCGGTGGTCTCGCTCTCGAGCGACGTCCTGCGTGAGTACCGCGAGTACGAGCGCGCGATGACCACGCTCGTCGACGCGGCGGTG contains:
- a CDS encoding RNA polymerase sigma factor; this translates as MSTEPEYADRSAALLALYDRVLPEVYGYLRARCVSTAVAEDLTGETFLAAVTAVRQGTSPTAAWLITVARNKLVDHWRREAREQRTLHVVERPDDPWDARLDVLRAREVLRRLGPANRAALTLRYVDDLPVPEVARLLGRTRHATEALIVRARAAFRVAYEEGEQP
- a CDS encoding nitroreductase family deazaflavin-dependent oxidoreductase, whose amino-acid sequence is MPLTGEYEPSPSEWSREQAEKFEASDGAEANTMRGVPIILLTSVGAKSGKLRKAPLMRVEHGGEYAVVASLGGAPKNPVWYYNVVKNPHVELRDGAVVKDYEAREVHGAEYDTWWERSVAVWPDYAEYQKKTDRKIPLFVLTPIGA
- a CDS encoding NAD-dependent protein deacetylase → MTLTVPDTDLITLVRDGDVVVLSGAGLSTESGIPDYRGPSGAFKRNHTPMTYQAFTRDVVARRRYWARSFLGWRMISRAEPNDGHRAVAALQRNGLVGSIITQNVDGLHQAGGADRVIELHGSLDHVICLDCGEHTPRLELDDRLRAANDGFGHDFDPDTVNPDGDVDLPEEHLDRFTVVDCTGCGGVLKPDVVFFGESVPKERVARCQQAVAEAGLLLVLGSSLTVYSGRRFVVQAKQAGVPVAIINSGPTRGDEHALVRIDAPLGSTLTALAAATT
- a CDS encoding TetR family transcriptional regulator; the encoded protein is MAGLRERKRQRTHDTISATAIGLFLERGFDAVSVADVADAADVSKPTLFRYFPTKEDLVLHRIGDHMGEAARVVRGSADPIGALHRHFVDGLTRRDPVTGLNDVPEVLAYHRLVFETPALAARRAAFTDEDERALAAALVAAPGNAGELAAELRAAQVLAVQRVLARDNWRQLIDGRSADDLYPDAVAAADYAFGTLR
- a CDS encoding VOC family protein, which encodes MTDPLDALRDPGAPQSPDPEFADALRRRLREALDRPIARRQGRPVPIEDDRLDELLEFAVEQFEEDLMTLPITIKQFSPYLAVVDGRRAIDFYVAAFGAEVVDEPTIMPDGKIGHVTLQIGPLRLFLAEEFPEMGLQAPPSLGGVSVTLHLSLGSAGDVDTVAQRAVAAGATLDRPVADGPYGRAGVIVDPSGHRWFLLHEPEGRP